Proteins from a genomic interval of Clostridium sp. 'deep sea':
- a CDS encoding HAD family hydrolase yields the protein MTSNFKLILTDLDNTFLRSNKAISQFSLDVINECKQKGVIFGVATARSERTAEKYLNIIKPDLIISNGGALAKYKGKIIFESMLPVELSNNFIKDCLTDKNIGEITVETRDFYFRNNKKRIEAERDYLNATFNDYSKPLNKETYKITCEVYKPESAQKLLKKYPLCCYTPYRGELWGRFAHKDSNKIDAIKAVAQHFNIKKEQVICFGDDTNDIGMIDYFYGVAVSNAIAEVKQVAKKVIGSNDEDAVAKYIKNNIL from the coding sequence ATGACAAGTAATTTCAAACTAATACTTACAGATTTAGATAATACTTTTTTAAGGTCAAACAAAGCAATATCTCAGTTTAGTTTAGATGTGATAAATGAGTGTAAACAAAAAGGAGTTATTTTTGGTGTTGCTACTGCTAGGTCGGAGCGAACAGCTGAAAAATATTTAAATATAATCAAGCCAGACTTAATTATTTCTAATGGAGGAGCATTAGCTAAATATAAAGGCAAAATAATTTTTGAGAGCATGTTGCCTGTAGAGTTATCTAATAACTTTATTAAAGACTGTTTAACTGATAAAAACATTGGTGAAATAACAGTTGAAACAAGAGACTTTTATTTTAGAAATAATAAAAAAAGAATAGAAGCTGAAAGAGACTATTTAAATGCAACCTTTAATGATTATAGTAAACCACTAAATAAAGAAACCTATAAAATAACCTGCGAGGTTTATAAACCCGAGTCTGCTCAAAAATTACTAAAAAAATACCCTCTATGCTGTTATACACCCTATAGAGGTGAACTATGGGGTAGGTTTGCCCATAAAGATTCTAATAAAATTGATGCCATAAAAGCCGTAGCACAGCACTTTAATATTAAAAAAGAACAAGTAATTTGTTTTGGTGATGATACTAATGATATTGGCATGATAGATTATTTTTACGGTGTTGCAGTAAGTAATGCTATAGCTGAAGTAAAGCAGGTTGCCAAAAAAGTAATAGGTAGCAATGATGAAGATGCTGTTGCTAAATATATTAAAAATAATATATTGTAA
- a CDS encoding alpha/beta hydrolase, with protein sequence MSVKLRSKLGVWAILKKVFVVILILVLLILLVSYLYESYFLNKTTKTLKPAGLLVKVNSHDMHVYAKGQGNETVVFAAGNGTPSPYADFYNLHNEIAKHSRVVVYERPGYGFSETANDSRDIDTIVWEIRECLSKTNQEAPYIFVAHSLSSLEVFRYAQLYPNEVKAILLLDGGSPNYYLNNQDAKKFEKQVSVMRILKKFGLFRLQANLQKDKFFANINSNKNNLELLPTQYKDLNNTMFLKHLISKDALNEIKSLKSNAQKVVDGGYLGDIPLRILTAEVSAQRLEEGLLKWKTSQEQLTRWSTNSSQVVIKDTNHFIHQYKPQLINKEILDLVNSVK encoded by the coding sequence ATGAGTGTAAAATTACGTTCAAAACTAGGAGTATGGGCTATTCTAAAAAAAGTTTTTGTGGTCATTTTAATTCTTGTATTATTAATTTTATTAGTAAGTTATCTGTATGAGAGTTACTTCTTAAACAAAACTACAAAAACATTAAAGCCTGCTGGTTTATTAGTTAAAGTTAATAGCCATGATATGCATGTATATGCAAAAGGTCAGGGCAACGAAACAGTTGTATTTGCTGCTGGAAATGGAACCCCCAGCCCGTATGCAGATTTTTATAATTTACATAACGAAATAGCTAAACATAGCAGAGTTGTAGTATATGAACGACCAGGATATGGTTTTAGTGAAACTGCCAATGACTCAAGAGATATTGATACCATAGTTTGGGAAATTCGAGAGTGCCTTAGTAAAACTAACCAAGAAGCACCCTATATCTTTGTAGCACATTCATTATCCTCTTTGGAGGTATTTCGGTATGCCCAGCTTTATCCTAATGAGGTAAAAGCAATACTATTGTTAGACGGTGGCTCACCAAACTATTATTTAAATAATCAAGATGCCAAAAAATTTGAAAAACAGGTTTCAGTAATGAGAATATTAAAGAAGTTTGGTTTATTTAGGCTACAGGCTAATTTACAAAAAGATAAGTTTTTTGCCAATATTAATAGCAACAAAAATAACTTAGAATTGCTTCCTACCCAGTACAAAGATCTTAATAATACCATGTTTTTAAAACATTTAATTAGTAAAGATGCTCTTAACGAAATAAAAAGCCTCAAGAGCAACGCCCAAAAGGTAGTAGACGGTGGTTATTTAGGTGATATTCCACTAAGAATATTAACTGCAGAGGTATCTGCCCAAAGATTAGAAGAAGGTTTATTAAAGTGGAAAACTAGTCAAGAACAACTAACACGTTGGTCTACAAATAGCAGTCAAGTTGTAATTAAGGATACTAATCACTTCATTCATCAGTATAAACCTCAGCTTATTAATAAAGAAATACTGGATTTAGTAAATAGTGTAAAATAA